DNA sequence from the Phyllopteryx taeniolatus isolate TA_2022b chromosome 14, UOR_Ptae_1.2, whole genome shotgun sequence genome:
CCCTTTTGCTTCAGTCTTGCTAGTTTTTTCAGTGCCACTCGCTGCAAAGAGCTTTGACAAAGGGCTTCTTCCTTTGGACCAAGATCCCAGTCTGGCCTTTGACCTGTAAGTGTGTTTTACAGAACTCATGGGAGAATTTGGTTTTGCTTGAACGTGTTGATTTGTACTATGTTCTTTTGGTAAGTTTTTCTGGTCATCCTTACTGCCACGGCTTTCCGACAGCGTTCCAGTTGGAGGATTTGCTCTTTCTAACTCAATATCAAGTTCATCAGATGACTCTTGTGTCAAGcaaaatgaattgtttttgaCATCCTTGACTGATTCACCAAGAAGAGTCTGTTCATCTTTTTTGTCCTCAGTTTGTAGGAACCCTTGACTTTTCTTAACACCAGCCTCAACAGTGGTTACATCTCCTCTGGGCTTATGtccatgttgtatttttctgAGCTCACTAGACTGGTCtgagtcatttttttcacaattatcaTTTGCATTATTACATGTTTTATTGTGAAGCCCACTGAGATCCTCTGTAGCATCTGAGGTCAGTTGAGGAGTCTGATCATAGTGAGAAATATCTACGTTTGGAGAAAACCATACAGATTTCCTAGTATTTTTAGAAGTAGCATCCAGTTTGTCAGATgatttattaaaatgtgtttgtttgatgGGTACAGCTGTTGCCTGCTTCTTATTTAGCTCTGAGAAACTGTTATCTTTTCCGACCAAAGGAGAAGACAAATGAAGCGCTGTGGGAGATGTGTCTTGAAAATGTTTCGTTTTTGTGGCACCACGACTGGGTTTTGGTTCCTCTAAGATCAAGTTTTCCTTCGAGGTAATGTCTGTTATCAGTGATTTTCCCCTGATTTCTGAGACTTCATGCAAAAATGCCATGACcttatctttttgtttcacactCGGTGCATTCACATGGTGAAGTGGCTTCTTCTTCTCTGGTGGCCAGTTCACGTTCAGTTTGCCCCTGACATCAGCACGATTGCCATGTCTCATCTCAGTTTCACATGACTTTGTGACAAATACTGCAGCAGACGACTCCCTTGAGGTAGCGTTTGAgttgtgttttgtcatttttgggacAGATGTGATGTCAGGCTCATCTATTCCTTTATCTTTCTGAAGCCAGCGGTCTTTATGCTGCATGTGCCCGAATCCCTCATCGTAATTTCCCTTTCTTTTAAAAAGCTGTTGGTAGTGTGACATGCAGTAGAACTCGCCATAAAGAGAGGAATAGTTGTGAATGCTGCAATGAAAAATGCCTTAATTACTGTACGTTAGTGCATAAGTTAAATGCTGACTCAATTGATAGATTTGAATCACAGTATTTGTCAAACATCTCACCTGAGCTTCTTCTGACAGTGTTTACAGCAGAAACAGTTGTTGTGCAGGATAAGTTTATTGGCAACCATTTTTTCCACTGGGTACACTGGTGTCAAACAGGCTGAACACATTTCCTTGGTAGGTGACGAGAACTATAATAATGGAGACAAATAGATGTAAGGTAACAATTGAAAATCATACAGTATAACAAAGGAACATTATAAGACGTACAGTAAATGTCCTGTTTTCATTTCCATCCACTCAAAtaggacatacagtattatcgAAACTTGATcttttgtttgtatacaaatagttgtgtCTCTGGAGTGCGTGCCCACACATCAAGTATGTAATTAACCAAAGTTAGCCAGCGGTGGCTTTGTGtgaggtaagcagagctgcattgagttttgttggatgcccAGATTTGTTAACTGCATTAGCTTCTGATTAGTTGCACTTACTTGGTTGCTCGATGAAGTTGTCGAAGCAGCGTTGGTGGAGAGGGCAATTTGTGTTTAGCAATGTGTCCATGTGCCGTATACACACAATAAAGTGTATGACTGCTGCCTCCataagtgaaaatgttttattgggCGCTTTGTTCCCGCAAGTAGAAGCAAGCAGGTGGTTGCAACACATACTGTCACCGAGCGACACGTAAGAGAAGATGGCCAAGTATTTTGACAAatgcatgtcacagacatgatATAAAGACCCCTAGGAAGTGGGGGGGGGAGTCTGGAAATGTATGACTGCATTGCGATTGTGCATCAACCACATGAGGACAAAAGTAAATTCAGGCTGAACTCGTGAGCTGTCTTACTGCAGGGGAAATCAAAACATGATGTGAAAATGCAAGTTCCCGAGATGTTCCAAAAACATCTCATGCTAAAGACagcaagcaaagaaaaaaaaaaatatatatatttttttttaaaaacacctcaTGAATGCCCATCAATTTTGCGAAAAATCATAAGACACTGAGAATAGTCTTTTCTAACCTGTAATTTATTgaacatgttacaaaaaaaaaacaacttaaaagtATCAGCTCGTTttgcttaatttaaaataattaaacattttatattatgtGGTTACAGTAGAAAATCTCTAAGACAAAAgttacttaaataaaaacatcaacatcTTGATCACTACAtgatattgttttaaatgattaaCAAAACCTGATAACACAAATGGAATTCCTTAAAGAGATTTGGTTTGTTCACTGTTTTTCCTTCGGTTGGCTAAATGATACAAACACTTTCCCTTTCTCATTAGTGCTAGTCAGCTTCTTGTCCTCAGAAGGGCGGCTAGATCTTTGCAGTAACGGGGATGTCATGACTTTGTATGTGTTTGGCCCCCCGACCACCTCAAACGCAGCAGCTGATTTACCATCAGACTGTTCAGTGACAAACGTTGATGTCACAGAAGATAGAAAAATATTGCCAAAGCCATCCGTCTCTTTGTACGTTTCACTGACAGTCTTTGTCCCAATTATTCCTGCAGGTTCCTCTGGAACTGTTTGCACCTCAAGCACGCTGACCTTGCGCTTTGCTGAGCTGTGAACAGTGTCTGGGGTTGGAGCCCCTTGACCATTCCTCTCTGGTGCTGGTTTGGATGTCGACATGGTGGGCTTTGATTGTTCAACAGGCTTTCTGGCAGCTGAATGAATGGATATAAATGATGGTGACGACTGGGAAGATGACTGTCTAATGACTTTGTTTGCTTGCCTGGCTGCTTCTTGCTTGAGAGGACTTGGGTCACTGGGGTGATTTCTTGTGTCTTTACCTTCACCTGATTTGGCCTTGcttgacacaatgctgattttCCTGATATTGTTGGCAGGTTGAACATGTGGCTCTGATTTTAAGGATTCGTCAAAAAGTCCCGACAACCCTGCAATGTCTGCCTCAGATTTCAGGTTGGAGACAGAGTACAACGCCTTTTTAATGGCCTCCTCAATCTCAAGGAGCTTTGCTAAAGTTTGTTCCTTCAGCTTTATTATTTCCTTGCTTGCCTTTTCCAAATCTTCAAATGCAGTTTCAACAGAAGAAACACTTTCTAGATCATCATCCTGGGTCTCGACTTTGCTTTTCTTTGAATTTTCACTTGATGAGACCATCCAGGCAGGGGCAttgtgacaaaatgtgtttaataaGCTAACATCTACATTGCTGGGTTCTCCTTCTATCTCTCGCACCTGAGACAAGATTCCCTTTAGCTCCTCTCGTTTCctcatattttcaaatatttccatGGCTGCCTTCACATTTCCCTTCATGATCTCATCCATGTGCACAGAAAGCCTCTGTCGTCGCTGAGTCTCTGTCTCTCTGACTTTCTTCTGTCTTAAAACCACTTTATTCTCATTGTCATtggggttttttgttgtttggcaGGCAGTCGCCACACTGTTTGTCTCTGACACGTCACACCCGTAGAGTTGTTTGTTAAGAGGAGAGAGGTTTGCTCTACAGTTTTGAGCGGTGGTTGTGTTTTTCATTGGTTTGTTCACCTCACCTTTATCATTTATgacatttgtttggcttttggcttttttgtttcGTGTCCCTTTGCCTGTTCTCTCAAAGTTATTTAAAACAGCCTGCAAGCTCAAGTTCATTTCATGCTTGGGATTGTCCTTATAATCTTTCATGCACTTTTGGATCTCCTCCGCTGCATTGATTTTCTGTATGAAATTTCTCTCCATCTCCAATTCTGTGTCATTGGACTTTGTCACTTGGCAGTTAGATTTTTCGTCACTCAGTGCAGTTGTGTGCCTTGCATCTTTAATGGACGTGTCAGTgggaagttgtgtgtaatagtgAGCATTTTGAAGAGACACTGGATTGCTTATATTTGAAGGTGACATATTCGGATAATCTGTGACCGCTGGTTTAGTCCATTGTGGCTTTGGTGGCAAAGCTGGCTTCAGGTTCTGTGGTCTCTTTAGCAGGCACGGTGGGGCAGTTACAACTTCAGAACTGGATGATTTTGAGCCTCCATTTTCTACCGGGTAGCATGTTGAGTTCTGTGCTGTGATCGATGGCTGTCCTTCACGCGTTACTGAAATTGAAGGAAACAATGTTCTGTCAGATGGAGGGCTAGACACCACAACACTCTGTTTGTGCCTTTCTGAACAAGTTCTCCCTGAATTCCTGTATAGCAATGCTGATTTAAAGTCTCCCTTGGAGACATTTACACTAGACCTCTCAAGTGATTGCAATGCTAGGTGGACGTTACCTCTTACAATGTCTTCTTTATCTGGGAGCCTCTGCTCCATTGCTGCACTCTGCAGAGATCTAATTGCTGACTTTATATCTCCTTTAATAACATCTCCTGGCTTATCTTCTGTTGTCAGACCATTACAATCATAACTTATAAAAGCGGGGTCTGGTGAGCTATAATTGATTAGACCTGCACTATGGGATATGTCTCCCTGCTGGGAAGTGTCAAAGGaaacatgtttttccaaaactttGACTGTATCACTGACCTTTGGACAAGTCTTGATTTGTTGGCTTCTGGAGGACGAAGACGATTGCGTGACCACTGTCGAGCTTCCTTCTTGTGCAGAGACATTCAGGCTGTATATTTTTCCAGGAGCAATGACCTCTCGCTCTACATGCATGCTTTGCTGCTTGGCCAGTTGCAGGGACTTTTTAGCTGCCTTCACATCTCCAGATATAATTGTCTCATTTTGTACTTGACTGCCTTCTGGTTCAGGGCACTTCGATGACAAGTCCATATCATAAATAGTTCCAGGTCTAATGTTCTTCCGCTCTATACTCATACTCTGTTGCTTTGCACGTTCTAATGACTGCATTGATGCCTTAACGTCTCCAGCCACAATTTCCTCTTTTTCTACCATGACCGATTGCTTTGCTGCAAGTTGTTGCTTTGCTGTTGAAACATCCCCAGGAATTATTTCATCCCGCGGAACGCAGTTTTCAGCGATGAATGAGCACTCTGATGAAAATACCTTTTTGGTGTTCTTGACATCCCCTGGTAGAACATCTGAAATAGATCGCTCCACAGCTTCCTTTTGCTGGCGGAGACTTCTTTTTGCCCCCCTGACATCCCCCTGTATAATTTCAGTTTGCTCCTTGCCAAGAGTGTTGTGATCAACATCATCTTCTGATGACTCAGAATGAAGAGTTTTCAGGTAGAGCAGATCTCCTTTCTCAATGCAACTTTTGTATAAGTTCACATTCCCCTTCTCATTTTCATCAATTCTACATGTTGCTGTTCTTGGACTGCTGCCGGTGGCTAACAGATTTCCAATGGCAGACTTCACATCCCCTCTTTCAATAACATGACTTTGATTATCAGTTTCACTGTGTCTGATGAGTGAATAGACCGACATATCTGCTTGTCCACTGGTAGTTTCTTGCATTAGGACTCCTTTCTTGAAGTTCTTACCTTGGGCAAGTATTTCGTCAATCATCTGAACAATGTTTTCTATTATTTGATCCCGATCAATCGTAGCTGACTGGTAGACCGGAAGTTGGACTACAGTGGTAGTCACGTTTCCTTTTTCCACTTCTCTAAGAAGAGTAACTTGTGGGTTGCTTGGTTTGAGTAAGAGCTGTAAAATGATGTTCCGGAGGTTGCCCTCAACAACTTCTTCTTTCTGAATTTGGACTTGATGAGTGCTTCCCAGAGTGAATTTTGCCATGGTAACATTTTGACCTTCATTTGCTTCTATTACGATGCCACTTGATAAAACTAAATTCAATTCACTTAATAATGACATGGTGTCAGTGACACTGCTGGAGGTGATCTTGTCCAGTGGAGTTGTCTCAAAAAGCCAGGTTGTGCACTTCACGTCAGCTTTTGGAATTATTTCCTCTGAACCTTGGAAAAATATTTCTTCTGGCTCTTTGATTTTGTCCAGTGGCTGTGATTCAAACAGCCAAGTGCAGCGTTTCACATCACCTTTCTGGCTGTCTTCTCTGTGGACTGTTTTGACTGGACCAGGCTCTTGAGGTTCTCCCCTGAGACTGTCAATTGTTTGATTCTCAAAGAGCCAGGTGGAGGTCCTAACATCACCACGTTGAACGTCAGTGACACTAACCATTCTTACAAACTTACTGTTTGAGTCCTCAGATTCAAATATCTTTTTATTTAACTGCACATTACAGCTCCCAAAGTCTTCAGTGACCTTAATAGAAGGTTCCTCTCTGTTGGTAAAGGCGTCCAGTGGTTGTGTCTCAAACTTCCATCTGGCTGATTTGACATCTCCTTTCTCGACATCCTCTTGAGTGACAGCTCGGATCACATAAACTTCATTTTCTGGCTTGATGGCTTCGAGGGGCTTAGTCTCAAACatccatctggctcctctcacaTCACCACGCAAAACCTCATCCTTTTTCACAGTTGTCACCTCATGAAACTGTCCCTCTTTGTCCCTAATGGCATACAGTGGCAGGGACTCAAACATCATGGTACTGGACTTCACGTCAACATCATTCTCCAGCTGTTCCACACTGACTGACTTCTGTCCAAGAGGTTGCTCATGGATTTTGTCCAGTGATGAGGTTTCAAATATAAACTTTTTGTTCTTTACATCCCCACTCACAGCCTCACTAACTCTCTGAATGTTTGCATCTTCATTGTCTTTGTTGATAGTGTTCATGGGACAGTTCTCAAACAACCAAGTGAATTTGTGCACAGATCCTTTCCGGATGTGATCGTCGTGTTCATCACATGTCGTCACCATTTCTGATCCGATTTCATCAAGGGACTGGGATTCAAAAAGTTCTTTGACTCTTGAGACATCTCCTGACTGAAAGTTCACTTGGCTAACACATCTTAAATCTTGGTTGATCTGGTCATTTCTTGTGCGATCAAGGGTCTCTGTTTCAAAAAGATGTTTGACTGTTTGAACACCTATCCCGGATTTTACAGAATCCTGTATCGTGGTACAGAGGTTTAAATTGTACTCCTCACCATCTTTTATGCTGTCTAATGGCTGTGACTCAAAAAGCCACGTGATCGACTTATCACTAGCATTGTCAATGGTCTCTTTGTCTTTCACGATCTCTGATTTGTCATACAAAATGTCCATTGGTTGTGTCTCAAATAACCATCTGCATGTCTTTACATCACCTTTACAAGGCTTGCCTCCAGCTGAACTGTGTGCTTCCATCTGGTTGACCTTGGTATGGATTCCATCTATTGACTGGGTTTCAAAAAGCCACTTTGCCAACTTGACATCTCCCCTTGTGTCCTCCTGTCTTGTGATCCCTTTGATTACCTCAACATTTGTCTTTCCTTCTGCCAGTTCGTGTAAAGGCTTGGTCTCAAACACCCACTTGTAGTTTTGGACCTTCCCCTTGATGAATTCCTCACGGCTGACGGTTGTTACCGTGTGGAAATTTCCAGAGCTGTCTTTTATAGCATACAAAGGAGAATCCTCAGACATTTGATTTCCTGATTCGGTATTCTCCTCATTACAATGAGCAATTTTACTGAGAGGAATTGTTTCAAAAAGATGCTTGAATCCCATAACAGCACCCCTTTCAATCACTTGTCGTTTTACCGAGGAACTCTTTTCAGTGCCCTGGCtctcaaatataatttttttgtcttttattgctCCTTGCTCATCAGCTGAAATGGTAATTTTCTTCAAACACCCAACTTCATAGCTATCATTTAGAGTCTCCATGGGTTGAGTTTCAAATAGCCATAGAGACGTCTTGACATCACCTCCAATTATTGTATTACTTTCCAATGTCTTTTCCTCTATATTTCCTCTTGGTGTTGCTAGTGGCTGCATCTCAAAGAGCTTTGTCTTGTTGGTGACATCAGCCTCTTTTGTGCAGTCAGCCAATGTGCTCTTGATCTTGTCCATTCCCGCAATCTCTTGTATTGCTTCAAAAGACTGTGTTTCAAACATCCACCTCTTTCTGTCCACTCCACCTCTGTTTCCCTCTTCCAGAGATATACCCCGAATTATTTTCACACCATCACTTCCCTTGTTAATCAGATCCAAAGGTTGGGTTTCGAATAACCAACGAGCGCTGCCTGTGTTGCCATTGTTGATCTCTTCCCTGCAGATGGATTTGACTGTATGAATATTGCCATTTTTGTCTCTAATGGCACAGCTAGGTTCTGCCTGGAAGAGTTTCACGGTCTTTTGGACATCTCCTTTTTGTTCCTGGAGCTCAGACATCAGTTTCAAGAAGTTATTGTCCTCTATGGAGTCACAACGTCCAAAGTCACTTAGTGGTTTGGTCTCAAAGAGCAGACGTGTCCCACTCACATCTCCTGACTGGATGGGCTCTTTCAACACAGCTTCAACCAATTCTTCATCGTCTTTTTTGTTAAGGGAATCCAAGGGCTGGGTTTCAAACAGCCAGGTGGATGTTCTCACATCCCCCATGACTGAGGTCTGCCTTTGAGCATTTCCCTCTCTAATTAGCTGTCTGCTATCACAGTGCTCAAACATGGAGGAGGTGCTTCTGACATTTCCACCTGTTAAGTTCTCCTCATCCAGCATCTTCCTGGTGGCATGAGGATCCCCAATACTATCCAGATTCCAGTTTTCAAAGATCCACCTCATTGACTGTACTTCACCCTGATATGCTGCATCTGCTGCCTCAGTGTCCTCTGCTGTTTGCACTGCTTTCATTATGTCATCATCCACAGCATCGCCGAGATGTCTGATGTCTGGGTGGATGTGTTTAAAGAGCCTCTTCAGTTCACTCTTCTGCCTTTGCTGGTAGTATGTGGAAAAGGTTTCTTTCGGCGGAGGCACCGGGAGGCTACTTAATGCTGAGGACCCTTCATAGTCAAGGGGCCTTGGAggcacaggaggaggaggagggagaggaaGATCGTCTTCATCATGAGATGATTGCGAAACTGTGACTTTCCCGGCTGTCTCAGCCatctttaaatggaaaaaaaaaagaacatgcaaTAATGTCAGTCCTCATTCAGGAGAACGAATATTAGACTACATGCATATGTTTAAATGGCATGCAATTAGTATGTGAGTCAAGTCATACATTACCTTTCTGTATGCTCACTTGATGTTTGTCACTGCAAACCATCCTCGTCACACCAAGGTTAAGGAAAACACTACACACAGCTGTTAGTGGAGCACGTGTTCTTCAaattcttttttccccttcgCTGATTCTCTgcactactcacaaaatgttAGGGGTACtgggctttcaggtgaaattttttAGGATAGAATATTTTAAGTTCATTCTGAAATGTATATCCCCAACTTTTTTTGAGAGGAGTGTACCTGTATGTTTATCACTGTGAACTACCTGTTAAAGAGTATCATCTCACTTTACATTGATCAGGGCATCATGTCACATATCGCTTATATGGTTATCTATTCAATAACTTTGTCTACAAAAGACCATTAATCATTTTCTATGCAGTCATCATGTGGACATCTTAAATGTAGTTGTATAATTGTCGTAAAGTACTCAAGGATGCTTatgtaaataaattcaaatgtttattaccaaaaaaaatgatattattACAATAGTAAAAAtaccaaattaaaaacaaattacaaaaaaaattcatttcacCTGTATATATTGAAAACGAGCTTgtatttttagtttagtttatcaTTTTGGGTGCcacgttagcacatctgcctcacagttctgaggacccgggttcaaatccgaccttgcctgtgtggagtgtgcatgttgtCCTCGTGTCGGCGTGGTGCTCTGGtctcttcccacatcccaaaaacatgcatggtaggctgactgaagactctaataaattgcccgtaggtgtgaatgtgagtgtgaatggttgcttgtttatacaaccccaattccaatgaagttgggaggatgtgctaaccagtgggtCACTGCGTCGCCCCTggattcatattaaaaaaataagtaaatctCAATTAttggtagtatttttttttatactatgcatgtgttaaattaaaaatgaagggTGTCTGTAGTCAAGCAAACACAGGGTCAGTTAAAGTATACTACACACATTCAAAAGCATACAAAAAAGGCAGTCATGAATTACCTTGCTGCTTTTAATTCTTGTCCCTGAAGTACCAATCAATCCCTGTTGAGTAACAGAAACGTTGTTTAGATTTGATGTTAATACACAATTATTATTGTGAGGCACACTGAAATGTAATCAACGGCGTTGTATAATGCAGTGCTAAAATAAAATCGGATCCCTTCATTTCTATTAGAACATGTTTGCTTGAAGAGATGTGGATTAGACAACGGacatattcaaatgtggaaCAGCTCCATTTGAAATATAAGAGTGTTCACTTCCTATTGAATCCCATGGGCCCAGAGTGTGTGGTGAGGAATGAGAGGCATTTCAGGAACTTACTGCTTGCGTTGAACCACCAACGAGGTCAACGGTCGCTGCTCTTGACAGATAGCGAGCCGACCTGTCTCTGACAGAGGAGCAAGTCGATATCCAATTGCTGCCTTCTGTTGTTAGGATGCCCCTCTTGGTCAGTGATGTCAATGTACTATAtttgtcatctgcaaaaaaataataataaaaaaaaggaacgAATGAGGGAAAACGCTCATGAATAGTTATGAGTATTGGAGTTTTCACCACGCTCGGAAAATAAGCATATCCGAATGTGCCTGGTAGCAGCAATGACTGTATCAAACACTGTGCATTTATGGTGATGTGCATGTATTTAACGGGACCTGGAGTGGAATCTAATCGAATCAGTTTCCTGTTGTTCCACACAATCAATGGAAAGAATTGAGGCAGCCCTCCCTGAGAGGTGAGCACTTGCATTGAGGCTTGAAGCTACTTGGAGTATCAGACAGACTGAATGTAACGCAGACTTCTGAGGATTTTCGTGTTTGTACCAACTGACACGACCAAAAAAAAGGCCCCATGCGTGTTGCCTGGAGCATTTCGACTGACGCccaagaagggggggggggggggggcaacaacAGCAACTGCTAGCTCAGCTGGAGTGACGCAGATTGTTTGCACATTGTTCATGTGAGCTCCGAGCCATCGAACCATCAACGCCTGACCAGAAAGAATGCCACCGACTGACCTCATGAAAAGCATGAAATGGATCC
Encoded proteins:
- the xirp1 gene encoding xin actin-binding repeat-containing protein 1 isoform X2, with translation MAETAGKVTVSQSSHDEDDLPLPPPPPVPPRPLDYEGSSALSSLPVPPPKETFSTYYQQRQKSELKRLFKHIHPDIRHLGDAVDDDIMKAVQTAEDTEAADAAYQGEVQSMRWIFENWNLDSIGDPHATRKMLDEENLTGGNVRSTSSMFEHCDSRQLIREGNAQRQTSVMGDVRTSTWLFETQPLDSLNKKDDEELVEAVLKEPIQSGDVSGTRLLFETKPLSDFGRCDSIEDNNFLKLMSELQEQKGDVQKTVKLFQAEPSCAIRDKNGNIHTVKSICREEINNGNTGSARWLFETQPLDLINKGSDGVKIIRGISLEEGNRGGVDRKRWMFETQSFEAIQEIAGMDKIKSTLADCTKEADVTNKTKLFEMQPLATPRGNIEEKTLESNTIIGGDVKTSLWLFETQPMETLNDSYEVGCLKKITISADEQGAIKDKKIIFESQGTEKSSSVKRQVIERGAVMGFKHLFETIPLSKIAHCNEENTESGNQMSEDSPLYAIKDSSGNFHTVTTVSREEFIKGKVQNYKWVFETKPLHELAEGKTNVEVIKGITRQEDTRGDVKLAKWLFETQSIDGIHTKVNQMEAHSSAGGKPCKGDVKTCRWLFETQPMDILYDKSEIVKDKETIDNASDKSITWLFESQPLDSIKDGEEYNLNLCTTIQDSVKSGIGVQTVKHLFETETLDRTRNDQINQDLRCVSQVNFQSGDVSRVKELFESQSLDEIGSEMVTTCDEHDDHIRKGSVHKFTWLFENCPMNTINKDNEDANIQRVSEAVSGDVKNKKFIFETSSLDKIHEQPLGQKSVSVEQLENDVDVKSSTMMFESLPLYAIRDKEGQFHEVTTVKKDEVLRGDVRGARWMFETKPLEAIKPENEVYVIRAVTQEDVEKGDVKSARWKFETQPLDAFTNREEPSIKVTEDFGSCNVQLNKKIFESEDSNSKFVRMVSVTDVQRGDVRTSTWLFENQTIDSLRGEPQEPGPVKTVHREDSQKGDVKRCTWLFESQPLDKIKEPEEIFFQGSEEIIPKADVKCTTWLFETTPLDKITSSSVTDTMSLLSELNLVLSSGIVIEANEGQNVTMAKFTLGSTHQVQIQKEEVVEGNLRNIILQLLLKPSNPQVTLLREVEKGNVTTTVVQLPVYQSATIDRDQIIENIVQMIDEILAQGKNFKKGVLMQETTSGQADMSVYSLIRHSETDNQSHVIERGDVKSAIGNLLATGSSPRTATCRIDENEKGNVNLYKSCIEKGDLLYLKTLHSESSEDDVDHNTLGKEQTEIIQGDVRGAKRSLRQQKEAVERSISDVLPGDVKNTKKVFSSECSFIAENCVPRDEIIPGDVSTAKQQLAAKQSVMVEKEEIVAGDVKASMQSLERAKQQSMSIERKNIRPGTIYDMDLSSKCPEPEGSQVQNETIISGDVKAAKKSLQLAKQQSMHVEREVIAPGKIYSLNVSAQEGSSTVVTQSSSSSRSQQIKTCPKVSDTVKVLEKHVSFDTSQQGDISHSAGLINYSSPDPAFISYDCNGLTTEDKPGDVIKGDIKSAIRSLQSAAMEQRLPDKEDIVRGNVHLALQSLERSSVNVSKGDFKSALLYRNSGRTCSERHKQSVVVSSPPSDRTLFPSISVTREGQPSITAQNSTCYPVENGGSKSSSSEVVTAPPCLLKRPQNLKPALPPKPQWTKPAVTDYPNMSPSNISNPVSLQNAHYYTQLPTDTSIKDARHTTALSDEKSNCQVTKSNDTELEMERNFIQKINAAEEIQKCMKDYKDNPKHEMNLSLQAVLNNFERTGKGTRNKKAKSQTNVINDKGEVNKPMKNTTTAQNCRANLSPLNKQLYGCDVSETNSVATACQTTKNPNDNENKVVLRQKKVRETETQRRQRLSVHMDEIMKGNVKAAMEIFENMRKREELKGILSQVREIEGEPSNVDVSLLNTFCHNAPAWMVSSSENSKKSKVETQDDDLESVSSVETAFEDLEKASKEIIKLKEQTLAKLLEIEEAIKKALYSVSNLKSEADIAGLSGLFDESLKSEPHVQPANNIRKISIVSSKAKSGEGKDTRNHPSDPSPLKQEAARQANKVIRQSSSQSSPSFISIHSAARKPVEQSKPTMSTSKPAPERNGQGAPTPDTVHSSAKRKVSVLEVQTVPEEPAGIIGTKTVSETYKETDGFGNIFLSSVTSTFVTEQSDGKSAAAFEVVGGPNTYKVMTSPLLQRSSRPSEDKKLTSTNEKGKVFVSFSQPKEKQ
- the xirp1 gene encoding xin actin-binding repeat-containing protein 1 isoform X3, with translation METFGLRRTQSLRTFSWVQERSWDMPAPTRWDRKSVSQLVHHYQSCGDLRSPEKVTHKFQTSDRFLREEWRRPDNRDSMAVGGSLRTVKLSRSRSMDFLPQRETSGTRALCALFESKAKLQENSSSTARLNSAVSARNVKREGDRPLQDWRTHDTSFQRVTQWEGGRTTNGLPQSRNKVSRYSNDDKYSTLTSLTKRGILTTEGSNWISTCSSVRDRSARYLSRAATVDLVGGSTQAGLIGTSGTRIKSSKMAETAGKVTVSQSSHDEDDLPLPPPPPVPPRPLDYEGSSALSSLPVPPPKETFSTYYQQRQKSELKRLFKHIHPDIRHLGDAVDDDIMKAVQTAEDTEAADAAYQGEVQSMRWIFENWNLDSIGDPHATRKMLDEENLTGGNVRSTSSMFEHCDSRQLIREGNAQRQTSVMGDVRTSTWLFETQPLDSLNKKDDEELVEAVLKEPIQSGDVSGTRLLFETKPLSDFGRCDSIEDNNFLKLMSELQEQKGDVQKTVKLFQAEPSCAIRDKNGNIHTVKSICREEINNGNTGSARWLFETQPLDLINKGSDGVKIIRGISLEEGNRGGVDRKRWMFETQSFEAIQEIAGMDKIKSTLADCTKEADVTNKTKLFEMQPLATPRGNIEEKTLESNTIIGGDVKTSLWLFETQPMETLNDSYEVGCLKKITISADEQGAIKDKKIIFESQGTEKSSSVKRQVIERGAVMGFKHLFETIPLSKIAHCNEENTESGNQMSEDSPLYAIKDSSGNFHTVTTVSREEFIKGKVQNYKWVFETKPLHELAEGKTNVEVIKGITRQEDTRGDVKLAKWLFETQSIDGIHTKVNQMEAHSSAGGKPCKGDVKTCRWLFETQPMDILYDKSEIVKDKETIDNASDKSITWLFESQPLDSIKDGEEYNLNLCTTIQDSVKSGIGVQTVKHLFETETLDRTRNDQINQDLRCVSQVNFQSGDVSRVKELFESQSLDEIGSEMVTTCDEHDDHIRKGSVHKFTWLFENCPMNTINKDNEDANIQRVSEAVSGDVKNKKFIFETSSLDKIHEQPLGQKSVSVEQLENDVDVKSSTMMFESLPLYAIRDKEGQFHEVTTVKKDEVLRGDVRGARWMFETKPLEAIKPENEVYVIRAVTQEDVEKGDVKSARWKFETQPLDAFTNREEPSIKVTEDFGSCNVQLNKKIFESEDSNSKFVRMVSVTDVQRGDVRTSTWLFENQTIDSLRGEPQEPGPVKTVHREDSQKGDVKRCTWLFESQPLDKIKEPEEIFFQGSEEIIPKADVKCTTWLFETTPLDKITSSSVTDTMSLLSELNLVLSSGIVIEANEGQNVTMAKFTLGSTHQVQIQKEEVVEGNLRNIILQLLLKPSNPQVTLLREVEKGNVTTTVVQLPVYQSATIDRDQIIENIVQMIDEILAQGKNFKKGVLMQETTSGQADMSVYSLIRHSETDNQSHVIERGDVKSAIGNLLATGSSPRTATCRIDENEKGNVNLYKSCIEKGDLLYLKTLHSESSEDDVDHNTLGKEQTEIIQGDVRGAKRSLRQQKEAVERSISDVLPGDVKNTKKVFSSECSFIAENCVPRDEIIPGDVSTAKQQLAAKQSVMVEKEEIVAGDVKASMQSLERAKQQSMSIERKNIRPGTIYDMDLSSKCPEPEGSQVQNETIISGDVKAAKKSLQLAKQQSMHVEREVIAPGKIYSLNVSAQEGSSTVVTQSSSSSRSQQIKTCPK